CATCCAGCTGGCCTACCAGAACTGGCAATACCACTTCGAGTTCCTGAACCTGGGCTACATCGCCTACCTGGACTTCTTCAACTTCTGCAAGCAGGTCTTCCCCAACATCCCGGACCAGTCCATCGCCAGCATGGTCCAGGGCGTGGACATGGAACTGTTCCGCCCCGATGACGAGCTCAAGCAGCTCGCCAAGCTCGCCGTCGAACTGGGCCTCCAACCGCACTTTGGAAACACGGACGACGTCGAAGCTACTTTGGGTGCCATCGCCGCCGCCCCGGGCGGGGACCGCTGGCTGGCCCAGTACGAAGGTGCCAAGCACCCGTGGTTCAACTTCACCGTGGGCAACGGCTTCTACGGCCACGACAAGTACTGGAACGTGAACCAGGAAATCCCGCTGGGCTACATCGCCGACTACATCCGGCGCGTGGACGAAGGCCAGGAAATCATGCGTCCCGTCGACGCCCTGATCACCGAACGCGACCGCATCATCGAGGAATACCGTGACCTCCTCGAAGGCGACAACCAGGCAGTCTTCGACGCCAAGCGCGGCCTCGCCGCCACCGCCTACCCCTACGTGGAGAACCACAACTTCTACATCGAGCACTGGACCATGGGCGTCTTCTGGCGCAAGATCCGCGAACTCTCCCGCATGATGCACGCCGAAGGTTTCTGGACCCAACCGGACGATCTGCTCTACTTGGGCCGCAACGAGGTCCGCGATGCCCTCTTCGACCTCGTCACCGGCTGGGGCGTCGGGGCCAAGCCCATCGGCCCCGACTACTGGCCCGAGGAGATCGAACGCCGCCGCGGCATCGTGGACGCCCTCAAGACCGCCCGCCCCGCGCCCGCCCTGAACACCCCGCCGGCCTCCATCACCGAACCCTTCACCCGGATGCTCTGGGGCATCACCACCGAACAGGTCCAGCAGTGGCTGGGAGCCGGTGAAGAAGTGGAAGGCGGCGGACTCCGCGGCATGGCCGCCTCACCCGGCGTGGTGGAAGGCCTGGCCCGCGTGGTCACCGACGCCGACCAGCTCTCCGAAGTCCAGCAGGGCGAGATCCTGGTGGCCACGGTGACGGCACCCTCCTGGGGACCCATCTTCGGCAAGATCAGCGCAACGGTCACGGACATCGGCGGCATGATGAGCCACGCCGCGATCGTGTGCCGCGAATACGGCCTGCCGGCCGTCACCGGAACGGGCTCCGGGTCAACCACCATCAAGACCGGGCAGCGGCTGCGTGTGGACGGCACCAAGGGCACGGTCCGGATCCTGGACGCCGAGGACGACCTTGTGGTTGCCGGCCCCGGCGCCCACAGTCACAGCCATGTCTGATCTGGACATGCCCTCGGGAGAATATTCCACTGAGGGCATGAATGAAAGAACGGTCCTCATCACGGGAGCCGCCGGTGGGCTGGGAAGGGCGTTCGCGCTCGGCTTTGCCGGCCGCGGATACCGGGTGGCGGTGGCCGACATCAACCTCGAAGGTGCCGAACAGACCGCCAAGCTGGTCCGCGAGGCCGGCGCCGGCGCCGGCGC
This window of the Pseudarthrobacter defluvii genome carries:
- a CDS encoding PEP-utilizing enzyme, whose translation is MSMKSFPKPSELPVPAGAEGWEKIYPYYLVFQDKLKEQEDAKFWFCDSQHWPTVFKPFETIGGEFAVKCLGQYNARHLMIPNANGIEFRIHLGYLYMSPIPVPEDQIAARVPLFEQRVGHYFQNWEQLLKDWHVKVKGTIDEMETISFPRLPDMVPMEDITSGKGKDGSEKLLESYDRLIQLAYQNWQYHFEFLNLGYIAYLDFFNFCKQVFPNIPDQSIASMVQGVDMELFRPDDELKQLAKLAVELGLQPHFGNTDDVEATLGAIAAAPGGDRWLAQYEGAKHPWFNFTVGNGFYGHDKYWNVNQEIPLGYIADYIRRVDEGQEIMRPVDALITERDRIIEEYRDLLEGDNQAVFDAKRGLAATAYPYVENHNFYIEHWTMGVFWRKIRELSRMMHAEGFWTQPDDLLYLGRNEVRDALFDLVTGWGVGAKPIGPDYWPEEIERRRGIVDALKTARPAPALNTPPASITEPFTRMLWGITTEQVQQWLGAGEEVEGGGLRGMAASPGVVEGLARVVTDADQLSEVQQGEILVATVTAPSWGPIFGKISATVTDIGGMMSHAAIVCREYGLPAVTGTGSGSTTIKTGQRLRVDGTKGTVRILDAEDDLVVAGPGAHSHSHV